From Chloroflexota bacterium, one genomic window encodes:
- the rpsU gene encoding 30S ribosomal protein S21 — MSLEVWIREGESQDSLLRRFQRMVQMDGILREAKA; from the coding sequence ATGTCATTAGAAGTTTGGATACGTGAAGGTGAATCCCAAGATTCCCTGTTGCGTCGCTTTCAACGGATGGTTCAGATGGACGGCATCTTGCGCGAGGCGAAAGCTTA